A window of the Nibribacter ruber genome harbors these coding sequences:
- a CDS encoding SprB repeat-containing protein: protein MAQYASVRIQTGVYLDAGDWFEISFLGSVVRFTATNTDLGNNFSQNRLGNQEGQWTAPMIQDNLNLVVQAVQRYLASVGETRFSVTAGVSYNGTEPVGGQVNVVATEYGDALNMPYGFSNLGQTAFTMSGTVNISPNPLVVNLSTTVVTCWGGTSGTATLEVVGGYAPYFFLWSDGSTQQNRPMLAAGTYSVVVTDSMASQSGMPAGTQDQTLTLEVVIAQNPRITVIALVNGKDVTVSVSGGVAPYAFLWSDGSTEKDRTELEPGILQLKVTDSLGCNTTVPVNIRDFRFHFSQNPVTLNLATDAPETKPNLSFLCEVLIEPDYESGEFVKVLPDPLEHPSNSDGTTVFDVRELLHSFVEPHLPPFGGSIAVRADSVFKRFYLKYTEKYGTPPIIGDYSQIDTQYVLYGGLDTTEMLLDTFFSSYQVNRKPFFTWDLPVKWVYADQPEFLYFMPNSFDLAGFTVKARVRFSDGTSATYDVHAVNGVKRFELYCLPVGHGQLGLDLKKPGIAVKSWDLYVQDPLGKVISETRRYHLLEDFGEKRRYLLYANSLGGINTLVATGRAKKKFDPDSSSLERNLLPGSRADRHELEVFSKTGKSTMELSTGYRSQHEVETFEDFLLSQRVWLVEKDRYTPVYVIDKNHKLLDENEDTGYIDFEVQFLRRHRYTPKLNAAGYLIDQTATLKPMEP, encoded by the coding sequence ATGGCACAGTACGCAAGCGTAAGAATCCAGACCGGCGTCTACCTAGACGCCGGCGACTGGTTTGAGATAAGCTTCCTTGGCAGCGTGGTGCGCTTCACGGCCACCAACACAGACCTTGGCAACAACTTCTCCCAGAACCGGCTGGGCAACCAGGAGGGCCAGTGGACCGCACCCATGATCCAGGACAACCTGAACCTGGTGGTGCAGGCCGTTCAGCGGTACCTCGCCTCCGTTGGCGAGACCAGGTTCAGCGTGACCGCGGGCGTGAGCTACAACGGCACCGAACCGGTGGGCGGGCAGGTGAACGTGGTGGCCACTGAATACGGCGACGCCCTGAACATGCCCTACGGCTTCTCCAATCTAGGCCAGACCGCCTTCACCATGAGCGGCACCGTCAACATCAGCCCGAACCCGCTGGTGGTGAATCTTTCCACCACCGTGGTCACCTGCTGGGGCGGTACCAGCGGCACGGCCACCCTGGAGGTAGTTGGGGGCTATGCGCCGTATTTCTTCCTTTGGTCTGACGGTTCCACCCAGCAGAACCGGCCCATGCTTGCGGCCGGTACCTACTCCGTTGTTGTGACCGACAGCATGGCCAGCCAGTCCGGCATGCCTGCCGGCACCCAGGACCAGACCCTTACGCTGGAGGTGGTCATTGCGCAGAACCCACGCATCACGGTCATTGCCCTGGTGAACGGCAAAGACGTGACGGTCTCCGTTTCTGGTGGCGTGGCGCCCTATGCGTTCCTCTGGTCTGACGGCTCCACTGAGAAAGACCGCACAGAACTGGAGCCTGGCATTCTGCAGCTGAAGGTCACCGACTCTCTGGGCTGTAATACCACGGTGCCCGTGAACATCAGGGATTTCAGGTTTCACTTCTCCCAGAACCCAGTCACGCTGAACCTGGCCACAGACGCACCCGAGACCAAGCCCAACCTTTCCTTTCTGTGCGAGGTGCTCATTGAGCCTGATTATGAGTCCGGTGAGTTTGTGAAGGTGTTGCCGGATCCGCTGGAGCACCCGTCCAACTCAGACGGCACCACGGTCTTTGACGTGCGCGAGCTGCTGCATTCCTTCGTAGAGCCGCACCTGCCTCCCTTCGGCGGTAGTATTGCCGTTCGCGCAGACTCTGTTTTCAAGCGGTTTTATCTGAAATACACCGAAAAATACGGAACCCCGCCCATCATTGGGGACTACTCCCAGATTGACACCCAGTACGTGCTCTACGGCGGTCTTGACACCACCGAGATGCTGCTGGATACTTTCTTCAGTAGCTATCAGGTCAACCGCAAGCCTTTCTTCACGTGGGACTTGCCGGTGAAGTGGGTGTATGCCGACCAGCCTGAGTTTCTGTACTTCATGCCCAACTCCTTTGACCTTGCCGGCTTTACGGTGAAGGCAAGGGTGCGTTTTTCAGACGGTACCTCGGCCACCTATGACGTGCATGCGGTCAACGGCGTTAAGCGGTTTGAGCTTTACTGCCTGCCGGTGGGCCATGGGCAGCTTGGCCTTGATTTAAAGAAGCCCGGCATAGCTGTGAAAAGCTGGGACTTGTATGTGCAAGACCCGCTTGGCAAAGTGATAAGTGAGACGCGCCGCTATCATCTGCTGGAGGACTTCGGCGAGAAGAGAAGGTATCTGCTGTATGCCAACAGCCTCGGCGGCATAAATACGTTGGTGGCCACCGGCCGCGCCAAGAAGAAGTTTGACCCAGACAGCAGCTCTCTGGAGAGAAACCTGCTGCCGGGTTCGCGTGCCGACCGGCATGAGTTGGAGGTCTTCTCTAAGACTGGCAAGTCGACCATGGAACTGAGCACCGGCTACCGCAGCCAGCACGAGGTAGAGACATTTGAGGACTTCCTGCTCTCGCAGCGGGTCTGGCTGGTGGAGAAAGACCGCTACACGCCGGTGTATGTCATAGACAAGAACCACAAACTTCTGGATGAGAATGAGGACACGGGCTACATTGACTTTGAGGTGCAGTTCCTGCGCCGCCACCGCTATACGCCAAAATTAAACGCGGCCGGTTACCTAATAGACCAGACTGCCACCCTTAAACCCATGGAGCCATGA
- a CDS encoding HNH endonuclease family protein, giving the protein MILNIDLLPNEVWETPIVIRSSQVLRFTKYLVSNKGRVYSLVNESLMSLNSRVRGYVSVNLMMQKGKYATITVHRLVAGTFIENPENNTHVNHKDGVRHNNNVENLEWTTCKDNINHGHTRRRKFTDKELATLLKDRPDLYSAVLEMKQYLLEKKVFGEGPISPICISYSIEKRDYNIRIE; this is encoded by the coding sequence ATGATACTAAACATAGACCTATTGCCAAATGAAGTTTGGGAAACACCAATTGTAATAAGGAGCAGTCAGGTGTTAAGATTCACAAAGTACCTGGTCAGCAATAAAGGAAGGGTTTACTCCCTTGTTAATGAAAGCTTAATGAGTTTAAATAGCAGGGTGCGTGGGTATGTTTCCGTAAATCTAATGATGCAGAAAGGAAAATATGCAACCATTACAGTGCACCGTCTAGTTGCAGGGACTTTTATTGAGAATCCAGAAAATAATACTCATGTTAACCACAAAGATGGTGTTAGACATAACAATAATGTAGAGAACTTAGAGTGGACTACCTGCAAAGACAATATTAATCATGGTCACACTAGAAGGAGGAAGTTCACAGATAAAGAACTAGCTACGCTGCTTAAAGATAGGCCAGACCTATATAGCGCAGTACTGGAAATGAAACAGTATTTATTAGAAAAGAAGGTTTTTGGAGAAGGTCCAATATCACCCATCTGTATTTCCTATTCGATAGAAAAGAGAGATTATAACATAAGAATTGAATAA
- a CDS encoding glycoside hydrolase family 19 protein: MKAFFDNVRVALFGNSIPQSAVAAIELIVKTCKDRGVTQLEQIAYVLATVFHEVGEGMVPTGENLNYSAQGLANNWPGRYAVDPKAKVKVPNALAKKLAHKPQAIANNCYCNRMGNGNEASGEGWKFRGRDFCQTTGKDNYRRAGTAVGVDLVAHPERIAELPIAVNTLVVGMRDGWFTTRKLSHFITTKSCDFTSARAIINGSDKAAKVASYAADFLKALRLLKQL; this comes from the coding sequence ATGAAAGCCTTCTTTGACAACGTGCGGGTTGCCCTGTTCGGCAACTCCATTCCGCAGTCGGCGGTGGCCGCAATCGAGTTGATCGTTAAAACCTGCAAAGACCGGGGCGTCACCCAGCTGGAGCAGATTGCCTACGTGCTGGCCACCGTCTTCCATGAAGTGGGTGAGGGGATGGTGCCAACGGGTGAAAACCTGAACTACTCAGCGCAGGGGCTGGCCAACAACTGGCCCGGCCGCTATGCCGTGGATCCCAAGGCGAAAGTGAAGGTACCCAACGCACTGGCCAAGAAACTGGCCCACAAGCCTCAGGCGATTGCAAACAACTGTTACTGTAACAGAATGGGCAACGGCAATGAGGCCTCAGGTGAAGGTTGGAAGTTTCGCGGCCGCGATTTCTGCCAGACTACGGGCAAGGACAACTACAGGCGCGCCGGCACGGCCGTGGGCGTTGACCTGGTTGCCCACCCAGAGCGAATCGCAGAGCTTCCCATTGCCGTGAACACCCTGGTGGTGGGCATGCGTGACGGATGGTTCACCACTAGGAAACTCTCTCATTTCATCACCACTAAATCCTGTGACTTCACCAGTGCACGGGCCATCATTAACGGATCAGACAAAGCGGCAAAAGTGGCCAGCTACGCCGCCGATTTTTTGAAGGCTTTGCGGCTCCTGAAGCAGCTGTGA
- a CDS encoding phage holin family protein, with amino-acid sequence MLLSIVFNQMLLVLAVISSGSQHALELAINLFNKYVFNDWDFVGFLVVAVFIDTLSGIYASWIARTLYSFRLRQICKKLGEYFFVLIIVHVLTHHLVDGEPNFWASIVFPGFKGFIYFLLIGCEVMSVDENLKKVGKGFLPNWFRSRMVSVQEEGTLNGQNILDAFQPKEEGR; translated from the coding sequence ATGCTCCTTTCTATCGTTTTCAACCAGATGCTGCTTGTATTGGCGGTCATCTCCTCCGGCTCCCAGCACGCCTTGGAACTAGCCATCAACCTGTTCAACAAGTACGTCTTCAACGACTGGGACTTTGTGGGCTTCCTGGTGGTGGCCGTGTTCATAGACACCCTGAGCGGCATCTATGCCTCCTGGATCGCCAGAACGCTCTACTCCTTCAGGCTTCGGCAGATCTGCAAAAAACTGGGGGAGTACTTCTTCGTCCTGATCATCGTGCACGTGCTCACGCATCACCTGGTGGACGGCGAGCCGAATTTCTGGGCCAGCATCGTTTTCCCAGGCTTCAAAGGCTTCATCTATTTTCTGTTGATCGGGTGCGAGGTGATGTCGGTGGATGAGAACCTGAAGAAAGTAGGCAAGGGCTTTCTGCCTAACTGGTTCCGCAGCCGCATGGTAAGCGTGCAGGAAGAAGGCACCCTCAATGGCCAGAACATTTTAGATGCCTTCCAACCAAAAGAGGAGGGCAGGTAA
- a CDS encoding DUF6712 family protein, with amino-acid sequence MKTLIRTIEEFTLYVGVASSFELEPVMGDILLVEDEHLRKYLGNAFYELLLEKYEAQTLTDKQKVLLGYLQGAIANLAMEGYMALNQVDITNLGIHIHSDQSVKTAFQWQTNELRRSLLKKGYSALEKSLQYLIANVEEADFIEWKNSGILSQFRRNFINAAAEFSEHYSIRNSWLTFLGLQPVIRKVERMGIIPQIGEELADEISTQIKAGTVSEDNKRLLEYYIQPALAHLTVAKALVEQGFELTPDGIEITYARIDEGNAKEADADNAKLLESKIREAEVDGLHFLHKMRQYLDRNASETKYAAYFTSDRYSAPVEKVPLNQSTNRTFRAF; translated from the coding sequence ATGAAAACGCTGATTAGAACAATTGAGGAATTTACGCTCTACGTGGGCGTGGCCAGCAGCTTTGAGCTGGAGCCGGTCATGGGTGACATCCTATTGGTGGAAGACGAGCATCTGAGGAAATACCTTGGCAACGCCTTCTATGAGTTGCTTCTGGAAAAATACGAGGCACAAACGCTGACAGACAAGCAGAAGGTGCTTCTAGGGTATCTGCAGGGGGCAATTGCCAATCTGGCCATGGAAGGCTACATGGCATTGAACCAAGTGGACATCACCAACCTTGGCATCCATATTCACTCTGACCAGTCCGTTAAGACTGCCTTCCAGTGGCAGACGAACGAACTGAGAAGAAGCCTGCTTAAAAAGGGTTACAGCGCCTTGGAGAAATCCCTGCAGTATCTAATTGCCAACGTGGAAGAAGCTGATTTTATAGAGTGGAAGAACTCGGGCATCCTTTCCCAGTTCAGGCGCAACTTCATCAACGCGGCCGCTGAGTTCTCTGAGCACTACTCCATCCGGAACTCCTGGCTTACCTTCCTTGGCCTACAGCCGGTCATCAGGAAAGTGGAGCGCATGGGCATCATTCCGCAGATAGGGGAGGAACTGGCCGATGAGATCAGCACCCAGATCAAGGCCGGCACCGTGAGCGAAGACAACAAACGCCTGCTGGAATATTATATACAACCGGCGCTGGCGCACCTCACCGTGGCCAAGGCGCTGGTAGAGCAGGGCTTTGAGCTCACGCCGGACGGCATAGAGATCACCTATGCCAGGATTGACGAGGGCAACGCCAAAGAAGCGGATGCCGACAACGCCAAACTGCTGGAGTCCAAGATACGCGAGGCAGAGGTGGACGGCCTTCACTTCCTGCACAAGATGCGCCAGTACCTGGACCGCAACGCATCTGAGACCAAATACGCCGCCTACTTCACCAGTGACCGCTATTCCGCACCAGTGGAAAAGGTGCCTTTGAACCAGTCCACCAACAGAACCTTCCGCGCATTCTAA
- a CDS encoding DNA modification methylase: MTDLIWSTVQRRVSDLIPYEYNPRILTPERRQILAESIGKFNLVEIPVINQDGTVIAGHQRLKILFDLERGEELIDVRYPNRLLTELELKEYNVRSNVQIGHWDTDVLEDIFKDIDLAGLGLNVEEFKMPDSLMKELNPEQESDFEPVLPRVPVSVEGDLYEFISPSKRITHRVHCASSTDSDAVAKTMNGQLAALVITDPPYNVNYEGKTKESLKIENDSMDDSSFFQFLHDFYTNCYLFMEAGAPIYVFHADSEGANFRTALKDSGLKLSQCLVWLKNSMVMGRQDYHWKHEPILYGWKEGAAHKWYSDRKQTTVLEFDRPTRNAEHPTMKPIPILLYMLEQSSQRRDIVFDGFGGSGSQLIACEQLQRQCYSQELDPRYVDVHVRRWVKYMQENNLPYKVLRNGEELNHEQLAGFANPEA; this comes from the coding sequence ATGACTGATTTAATCTGGAGCACGGTGCAGCGCCGCGTCTCTGACCTTATTCCCTATGAGTACAACCCGCGCATCCTGACTCCGGAGCGCCGCCAGATACTGGCCGAGTCCATCGGTAAATTCAACTTAGTGGAAATACCGGTGATCAACCAGGACGGCACCGTCATTGCCGGCCACCAGCGCCTGAAGATTCTCTTTGATTTGGAGAGAGGTGAGGAGTTGATTGACGTGCGTTACCCTAACCGCCTGCTCACTGAGCTTGAGTTGAAGGAATACAACGTGCGCTCCAATGTTCAGATCGGGCATTGGGACACTGACGTGCTGGAGGATATTTTCAAAGACATTGACCTTGCCGGCCTTGGCTTGAACGTGGAAGAGTTCAAGATGCCAGACTCCCTTATGAAGGAACTGAACCCAGAGCAGGAGTCTGATTTTGAGCCGGTATTGCCTCGCGTGCCTGTTTCTGTGGAAGGCGACTTGTATGAGTTCATCAGTCCAAGCAAGCGCATCACCCACCGCGTGCACTGCGCCTCCAGCACTGACAGCGATGCCGTGGCCAAGACCATGAACGGCCAGTTGGCGGCTCTGGTGATCACGGACCCGCCCTATAATGTGAACTATGAAGGCAAGACCAAGGAGTCTCTCAAAATTGAGAATGACAGCATGGATGACTCTTCCTTCTTCCAGTTCCTGCATGACTTCTACACCAATTGCTATCTGTTCATGGAGGCAGGCGCTCCCATCTATGTTTTCCACGCAGACTCAGAAGGAGCCAACTTCAGAACCGCTTTAAAGGACTCGGGTCTTAAACTAAGCCAGTGCCTTGTGTGGCTGAAGAACTCCATGGTGATGGGCCGGCAGGACTACCACTGGAAGCATGAGCCTATTCTGTATGGTTGGAAGGAAGGCGCCGCGCATAAGTGGTATTCTGACCGGAAACAGACCACGGTGCTGGAGTTTGACAGGCCCACCCGCAATGCAGAGCACCCGACCATGAAACCCATCCCGATTCTGCTTTACATGCTGGAGCAGAGCTCGCAGCGCCGGGACATCGTGTTTGACGGCTTCGGCGGCTCAGGCTCCCAGTTGATCGCCTGTGAGCAGCTGCAGCGCCAGTGCTACAGTCAGGAACTGGATCCTCGCTATGTGGACGTGCACGTGCGCCGGTGGGTCAAATACATGCAAGAGAACAATCTACCCTATAAAGTATTGAGAAATGGAGAAGAGCTTAATCACGAGCAGCTTGCCGGATTCGCTAATCCCGAAGCCTAA
- a CDS encoding S49 family peptidase, which translates to MQFNKVLSAVLRDAWAIEPHAAESYLAMVFQMMERKGPETASAEKEEKPPRVVAMAIVEGLSSSERSFMSSFSSYDDAPAGSIAIHRVEGPMMTEDFCGAPGTATMGRWIQEADAHENIIAHVGIFNSPGGTVAGTERFAGLIAGTQKPFVSFAELMCSAAYWSGSNANLIIASGKTAMVGSIGTMTTITDYSAYYEKFGIKTHTIRATDSKDKNEPYLQALKGKYELLQKTQLDPLNAAFTSSVQENREGKLDLKAEDVLTGKVYVGQAIIDHGLADEMGTFEYAVQRAAELARAETGTENANQPNSNTTMGIFSKKPVAEATVAFAAVTALAGKKGEELTAEMVDAANDELEAAGIEGAALITVEQHEAFTASVANETQLTADLATANTALETANTEIASLKAENAKLGKKPAASSTSVSKDGTELTEGTDENAKAMAELEHNKALADNPLFN; encoded by the coding sequence ATGCAATTCAACAAAGTTCTTTCCGCTGTTCTCCGTGACGCGTGGGCCATTGAGCCACATGCCGCCGAGTCCTATTTGGCCATGGTTTTCCAGATGATGGAGAGAAAAGGCCCGGAAACTGCTTCTGCTGAAAAGGAGGAGAAACCGCCGAGAGTCGTGGCCATGGCCATTGTGGAAGGCCTATCCTCCTCTGAGAGAAGCTTCATGTCTAGCTTCTCCAGCTATGATGACGCGCCTGCCGGCTCAATCGCCATTCACAGGGTGGAAGGTCCCATGATGACCGAGGACTTCTGCGGTGCGCCTGGCACTGCTACCATGGGCCGCTGGATCCAGGAGGCCGATGCGCATGAGAACATCATTGCGCACGTCGGCATTTTCAACTCTCCCGGTGGAACGGTGGCAGGCACTGAGCGCTTCGCAGGACTTATCGCCGGCACCCAGAAACCCTTCGTGTCTTTCGCGGAACTCATGTGCTCTGCCGCCTACTGGTCTGGATCCAACGCCAATCTGATCATTGCCTCCGGTAAGACCGCCATGGTGGGCAGCATCGGTACCATGACCACCATCACCGATTACAGCGCCTACTATGAGAAGTTCGGCATCAAGACCCACACCATACGGGCCACTGACTCCAAAGACAAGAACGAGCCTTACCTGCAGGCGCTGAAGGGCAAATATGAGCTGCTTCAGAAAACGCAGTTGGACCCGCTCAACGCGGCTTTTACCTCTTCTGTGCAAGAGAACAGAGAAGGAAAACTTGACCTGAAGGCAGAGGACGTGCTGACAGGCAAAGTCTACGTCGGGCAGGCCATCATTGACCACGGCCTCGCAGATGAGATGGGCACTTTTGAGTACGCTGTGCAGCGTGCGGCAGAACTGGCCAGAGCCGAGACCGGCACCGAAAACGCAAACCAACCTAATTCAAATACTACAATGGGAATTTTCTCAAAAAAACCAGTGGCCGAGGCAACCGTTGCCTTCGCCGCTGTGACTGCTTTAGCCGGCAAGAAAGGCGAAGAACTGACCGCTGAAATGGTAGACGCCGCCAATGATGAGTTGGAGGCCGCTGGCATTGAAGGCGCCGCCCTTATCACTGTTGAGCAGCATGAGGCATTCACTGCTTCTGTAGCCAACGAAACTCAGCTTACTGCTGACCTGGCCACTGCCAACACTGCTTTGGAAACCGCCAACACGGAGATTGCCTCTTTGAAAGCGGAGAACGCAAAGCTTGGCAAAAAGCCTGCCGCCTCATCTACATCTGTGTCTAAGGACGGCACGGAGTTGACCGAAGGCACAGATGAAAACGCCAAAGCCATGGCAGAGTTGGAGCATAACAAGGCTCTGGCAGACAACCCTTTGTTCAACTAA
- a CDS encoding amidoligase family protein: MTAAEILALPSTKTYKMQQLLTLGFTRKQVAEMMGVGYGFVQNVYAAMQRRGQIAAATAAIFNRTFGVEIEAYGVSMTRLKAELAAAGISIEIEGYNHTTRNHWKLVTDASVSGQEAFELVSPVLQGEAGIEELKKVCQVLKRCNAKVNKSCGMHIHFGAADFGLAQWKNLFKNYLNYEGLIDSFMPVSRRGSNNMYCKSLLNRFSSKAAAYTAIEGCTTLEKIAEKVNGQSRYSKLNVESFFRHGTVEFRQHSGTIEFEKVENWVRFLNNLIDFSKDKVATEQSIDSLTTFNHVNIVNFYRERITTLAA; this comes from the coding sequence ATGACAGCAGCAGAAATACTAGCCTTACCAAGCACCAAAACCTACAAAATGCAACAGCTTCTGACTCTTGGCTTCACCCGCAAGCAGGTAGCCGAGATGATGGGCGTAGGGTACGGCTTTGTACAGAACGTATATGCGGCCATGCAACGCAGAGGCCAGATAGCCGCCGCCACCGCCGCAATTTTCAACAGAACCTTTGGCGTAGAAATAGAGGCATACGGCGTAAGCATGACGCGCCTGAAGGCAGAGCTTGCCGCCGCAGGTATCAGCATAGAGATAGAAGGCTACAACCATACCACCAGAAACCACTGGAAACTTGTGACGGACGCCTCGGTAAGCGGGCAGGAGGCTTTTGAACTGGTAAGCCCAGTATTGCAAGGCGAGGCTGGTATTGAAGAACTTAAGAAAGTTTGCCAAGTACTTAAACGCTGCAACGCCAAAGTAAACAAGAGCTGCGGGATGCACATCCACTTCGGAGCCGCAGACTTCGGACTGGCCCAGTGGAAGAACCTTTTCAAGAACTACCTAAACTACGAAGGCCTGATAGATAGCTTCATGCCGGTAAGCCGCAGAGGCAGCAACAACATGTACTGCAAAAGCCTTCTGAACAGGTTCTCCAGCAAAGCCGCCGCCTACACCGCCATTGAGGGATGCACCACTTTGGAGAAGATAGCCGAGAAGGTAAACGGCCAGAGCCGCTACAGCAAGCTGAATGTGGAAAGCTTCTTCAGACACGGTACGGTAGAGTTCAGACAGCACTCTGGTACCATAGAATTTGAGAAGGTAGAGAACTGGGTGCGCTTCCTTAACAACCTGATAGACTTCTCAAAAGATAAGGTGGCCACCGAGCAAAGTATTGACTCCCTTACTACTTTTAACCACGTAAACATCGTAAATTTCTACCGCGAGCGCATTACTACCTTAGCGGCTTAA
- a CDS encoding recombinase family protein, whose amino-acid sequence MTPVALYVRVSSKRQDYQRQISELELLATKHQFQVVQIFQEVGSATKRKKEERPELLQLIKLAETGAIQKVLVSEISRLGRKTSEILNLIDRFTELKVSVFVKSLNLETLLDDGRKNPAANLVFVILAELASSETEQLGERIRSGLEEARRKNKVIGRPKGSVKTDKKLLEENPKAVRLLKSGKSIREVAKLCEVSNQTVQKIKKALIEKAGK is encoded by the coding sequence ATGACGCCAGTAGCCTTATATGTACGGGTTTCCAGCAAGAGACAAGACTACCAGCGCCAGATCAGTGAACTTGAGTTACTGGCCACTAAGCATCAATTCCAGGTAGTGCAAATCTTTCAGGAGGTTGGCTCTGCAACTAAACGGAAAAAGGAGGAACGGCCAGAGCTACTGCAACTCATTAAACTTGCAGAGACTGGCGCCATCCAAAAGGTGCTGGTCTCTGAGATTTCAAGGCTTGGCCGCAAGACCTCAGAGATATTGAATCTCATTGACCGGTTCACGGAGTTGAAAGTCTCGGTCTTCGTGAAAAGCCTGAACCTTGAGACGCTGTTAGATGACGGCAGAAAGAACCCAGCCGCTAATCTTGTGTTTGTCATCCTTGCTGAACTGGCCAGTTCTGAGACAGAGCAATTAGGTGAGCGCATCCGGTCAGGTCTGGAAGAGGCCAGGCGCAAAAACAAGGTGATCGGCAGACCAAAGGGATCCGTGAAAACCGATAAGAAGCTGCTGGAGGAAAATCCCAAGGCGGTGCGCCTTCTTAAATCAGGCAAAAGCATCCGGGAAGTTGCAAAGCTCTGCGAGGTTTCCAACCAAACCGTTCAGAAAATAAAGAAAGCACTCATAGAAAAAGCCGGTAAATAG